The Sphingobacterium lactis sequence GGAAGCTCGTGAAAAAGCAATTGATGCACCGAGTGCTGACGCAAAACATGCTGTGTTTGGAAAATATAAGGGTAGAATTAACAATTACCTTTCCAAGGAAGGTTTTGATTTGAAAATCGAAGGTGAAAAATGGAAAGAGCGCATAGCTGCTCAAGAAAAGGCGAAAAAGAACTAAACAGCGAAGCCGCCAATTTTTGGCGGTCAAACAATTGATAACCTATTTTATAACACCTATTAATTGAATCTAATTATGAAGTATAGTACTTTCTTAAGGAGGGAGCTGCTGCTCGGGGGCATGTGCATATTGCCTATGGTCAGTTTGTTTGTCCCAATGGAAATACAGGCTTCGAATAAGTTTCCTTCAGCTTATTCCAATACGTATACCTTGGTCAATGTGACTGGTAAGGTCTTGGATGAGAATGGTAAACCTATTCCTGGTGCAACTGTTATGATTAAAGGCACCAAAACCGGTGTCAAAACCGATAATCAAGGGGAATTCAGGATCAACGTTCCGCCGGAACAAAGTGTCTTGGTGATCACGTATGTAGGTTATGAAGCGCAGGAAGTTGATGTTCGTGGCAGGCAAAATATTTCGATTACCATGAAACCAGGAGCAGCGATTGAAGAAGTCGTCGTTTCGGTTGGTTATGGAACTCGGAAAAGTTCTGAGGTTGTGGGATCCATTGCTTCCATTAAAGGGGAAGAACTGATGGATATTCCTGCACCCAATTTAGCAGGCGCAATGCGGAATCGGATTGCAGGAGTTGGCGTTAGTCAAGTTTCAGGTCGCCCTGGTTCAGGAATTTCTTTAAATATCCGTAATTCCGCCACTTCTTCCACTGCAAGTGGGGTTGGTGTAACTGCAGAACCGCTGTATATCGTGGACGGTATAATCGTTGACAAAGAAGCTTTTGATAACATTGACGCATCCATGGTTGAAGATATTTCCTTTTTGAAGGACGCTGCTGCTGCCATTTATGGTGCTTCAGGTGCAAAAGGGGTGGTACTGGTAACCACCAAACGTGGAAAGGCAGGTAAACCTAGTATTACGTATAATGGATATGTCGGAACTTCGGATGCCGCTCAGCGTCCAGAAATGCTGACTGCATACCAACATGCCGTTTTAATGAATGAAACAAATTCCATTAACAATACAGCATCTTCCAGTTTTTTCAGTCCCGAAGATTTAGCCCTTATCCAAGGTTTAAATTATAAAAGTTGGTTTGATGAAATGTGGCAAGCTTCCTTAACACAGAGACATAACTTGAGCATTTCGGGAGGGTCTGAAAAAATAACCTTTTTTGCTGGCGGAAGTTACCAGAATGAAAATGCCAATTATGCAGGGATGAAGTTTGATAAATATTCATTTCGGTCGGGTTTGACAGCTGATTTTGGGAAAGGATTACGTGCCGATGTAAATTTCAATGTAGACCACAATATTCGATTGGCACAGCATAACCTGACAGAGAATGATGCCACTTATTTTGAATCAATAATTTCGATCCCTCAATGGGTTCCCATGAAAATAGACGACATGTATGTCAACTACAATGGTAAGAACCCAATGGCAACGGTTGAATCAGGTTACTATAACAACAGAAAATCGAAAGCCTATCGAATTAATGCAAGTTTGACCTACACACCTGAATTTATCAAAGGTATAACTGCGCGTTTCCAGATTTCGCAGGGGAGTGGTTCCACCAACAGCAGGACCTACAATCCGCCATACAACTTGTATAATTTTGAACGTACGGGTAATAATAATGAATTGTTTACCAATGTGTTGAATCCCGAAACGCCGAGTTTTGGTTATCCAACTGTTCAAAATTCGCGATTAACGCCTGGTCTTGGGGAGGATAACAGTTACCAAGGATTCCTGACGCTCCAATACGCAAATACTTTTGGCAAGCATGGCATAAGCGCTTTGGCGGGCGGGGAGCAGTCAGAACGCAATTCCGATATGCTATCTGTTTATTGGAACAACCAATTGATTCCTGGAGGGGAAGATTGGTGGGCCTTTGATTCCAATACCCTAACACGCAATAATATCAATCGATTTGAGAGTGCCAAAAGATCCTTTTTCGGTCGGTTTAGCTACGATTTTGATAAAAAATACTTTATAGAGGGGGTGGCACGTTGGGATGCATCTTCAAATTTCGCGACAGGAAATCGATGGGGATTTTCGCCAAGTATAGGTGCAAGTTGGATTGCCAGCAGAGAGAATTTTTTCGAAAGTTTATCTTCTTACATCACTTTCCTGAAATTCAAGGTTAATTGGGGTATCACCGGGGATGATCGTGTAGACCAACGCCTATGGCAAGAAAGGTACCTGATCGATACCAGTAACGGTTACCTCTATGGAAATTCAAACGGGAATGCCTTAAACCCGGGGCGTACTCCTAATATTGGGATTACTTGGGAAAAAAAGCGCACCATCAACTTTGGGGTGGAAATGACCTTGTTTAATACGTTAGATATTAATGCTGAGTTCTTCCAAAATAGAGGCTATGATGTATTTGATATGGGAGGAAATGATATTCTTCCATTATATGCAGGATATCTGGCGCCGATAATCAACTACCAAGAACGCTTCAATTGGGGCTCTGAATTTACGGTGGGTTACCGTACGAAATTCGGCCAAGATGTGAATTTTAATGCCAGTGTAAACTTTGGTTATGGAAATTCCTTAATATCCAGAGCATTGTACGCACCAGGTAAGATTTTGGAATTGAACATTGAGGATAACTTAACTACGGCTTTCGGTACTGACCCGCGTAAATATAACAGTGGTAACTTCGGATTGATCTCTAATGGAATGTTCCGCACCCAAGAAGAGGTTGATGCATTCATGGCACAACACCCGAATTACAGAACATATAATGCTATCCCACAACCCGGATGGCTCAGTTATGAAGACACCAACGGTGACGGCGTGATTAACGACTGGGACAAAACCACTATGTATGAAAATAACAATCCGTTTATTTCTACTGGTATCAATTTAGGTGTTGGCTATAAAGCCTTTAATCTCTCGACAAATATCTTTGCGCAATTCGGTGGACGTGTATTTTATGATTCCAGAGCACGCATTGCACCTTCCATGACCAGGAATATCCTTTCCATTTGGGAAGATCGATGGACACCTGCCAATACAAACGGGTGGCTACCACGTTTTGACGATCCATCATTAACCAGAAACTCAACATTCTGGGCAGTGGATGGAACGACCATTCGTGTGAATAATTTAACCTTAAGTTACCGCTTGCCTTCCTCCATAGCGAATCGTGTTGGATTGGCAAATGCGAGGATCCTGGCTACAGGAAATAACTTATGGACGTTGGTTAATCCGCTGAAGTATAAGGATCCCTATACCTCAAGTGCATACGATTATCCGATTTTACGGACGATTTCAGTTGGTTTAAGCTTGAATCTGTAAATCTTGTACAATGAAAAGAATGTTTAGTTTTAGTTCTATTAGAACATTAGTTTGTGTGGTAGCTGTCACTTTTGCTTCCTCTTGTAATCAGGATGATTTCTTTGAACTTCCTGACAGAGGGGGCATCGACGCTGCCATCTGGGACTCCGAAGGGTCAGTCCAACTTCATTTAAATCGCGTTTATGATGTGGTCATTCCGCAGTTCTTATATCAACTTATTCCAGATCGTGGGGGAGTACATTTGGCTAGTGATGAGAGTTTCTATCCCCATACCGACCAATGGGCACGCGGGGCATTGGGTATAGACTATAGTGTCGTCCTTGGAAATAATGATGTCCGCTATGTGGGAAATAAATACGATTGGTCTGCAGGCTCAAACCGATATTATGAAATTTCCCGCTGTAATGCGGCAATTCAGAATATTCCAGAAGGGGCACTTTCTGATCAATCAAAAAATCACTTCCTTGGGCAATATCATTTCTTGCGAGCAATGGTGTATTTTGAATTAGCTAAAGTATACGGTGGTGTACCATTGATTTTGGAGCCGATTGATCCACAGAACAATACGGTAAGTGGTCGAAACTCAGCTAAAGAAGTATTCGATGCTGTCCTGGCAGATCTCGATAAATCCATTGCATACTTGAAAGATGCCACTTGGAAGGATGATGATGGTCGTGGAAAGATCAACCAAATGATCGCGACCAGTTTCAAAGCAAAAGTATTGATGTATTGGGCTAGCCCACAGTTTAATCCTGTAAATGACGCCAAGCATCCCTATGATGCATCTCGTTGGCAAACAGCTTTAGAAGCCAACAAGGCAGCGTATGAAATGGGGCTGGCAAATGGCTATAAATTATTGCCTAACTATGCGGATATTTTCCGGACGGAGGGAACGATGAATACGGAAGCTATTCTTGTTCGTACCTATACCAACAGTATTGAACGAAGGGGCCATGATGGTGAATCCAGAAGCCGCCCACAATCCGAAGGCGGATCTGCTTATCAAGGTTATGTCGCGACAACCCGTTTATTGGATGCATATCCGATGAAGGACGGTAACCCGATTGGAAAGGGTGCATATACGTATGACGAAGTATTGTTCTGGAAAAATAGAGATCCACGATTTGAGGCAACAATTGCCTACAATGGTAGTTCCTGGCCTTTAAGTGGTAATGATGACCGCAGGCAATGGACCTACTCAGGTGCTGTCAATGAAGGATCGGTCCGGGGGGTTATGTGCAAGCGTTTTACAATGCCAAATATCAGCAGCGGCAATGTTCGTTATCAGGATAATATTGGAGGAAATGGCATGGACTGGATTGAGATGCGATTTGCCGAGGTAATGCTTAACTATGCCGAATGTGCGAATGAAACGGGTAATCTTGCCTTGGCCAAGGATTTGGTGCGTCAAATTCGCGAACGAGCTGGCATTGAACAAGGCTCAGGCGGAAACGACTATGGCTTAGGCAATGTGGCAGGTAAGGAAGGCATGCGTGACCTCATCCTGAATGAGCGCATGATCGAGTTTGCGTTCGAGGGCAAACGGAATTCAGATCTTCGCAGAACCAGAAGGATGCATTTGTTAACGGGAAGCATGTCGACCATTCAGATTGCACTTGTTGATGGAAATAATACCAAAGCTGTTCTGGAAGCAACAGATCCAGCAACAGGATTACGCTTTAGGGAATCATTGGATATTAATGACAAGGAAGTTTACTTAAAGTACTTCAAACCTTGGGCACAGGATTACGGATCAACAAATTATGGCCCGTATGCGGTACCTGCATTCCATTATTTCTATACTTTCCACAATGATTTTGTAAACAAAGGAGCCAACATTGAACCGACGATTGGCTGGAGTGGGGGAACCTTCGATCCTTTGGATAATTAGTCATTGATAAATATTAATGTATGACCATTATGAAATACGCTTTAAAATTTCTCATATTCACCTTGGCCGGACTGACCATAGCGTCCTGTAAAAAAACCTCAGAGAACGTCTTTACGATGTATGATGATGTCCAAGTGCAATTCCATAACAATAGCCCCTTGAGTGCTATAGATTACAAGTTGGTTAACGATGGCGATAGCGTGTATATCGATTATACAATAACCTCTTCGGAAGAAGAAATGTATTCCGTTGTTGTGGAACGTTTAGGGGTCGCCTCAACTACAGGTTTTGAACGAATTTCAACTCCTGTGGATAATGTGGATGAAAGGCATAGCTTTTCGAGGACGGTTAAATTAAAGATGCAGCGAGACGGAAAGAATACATTTCGTGTGTATGCCGTGAATGCTAAAGGGATTTATATGGGTGACGGCAACAAAAAGGTAACTATCGAAGTCGCACCTAGCCACACTGTATTGAGTAATCGTCGCATTTTTGCTCCAGATACCGTGCGTAAAGATGTACCTTCTTTCTTTTCCCTGATGGAAGGTGAGACTTTTACCTATGATCAGGGTAAAGCAAATGCTGCGAAAATTGATTTTGGTATTCGCCGTCGTCCCGACCCTAGAACAGGTCAGGCCAATCAATGGATATATGACTATTATTCCATTTCTGCCAACCCCAACCCATACGATCCTTACGATATTAGTACTTGGGAAAAAAGACAGACGAAGTTTAGTAAGCCTGTAATTAATCAGACGAACAATTTCTTGTACTCTTGGGTATCGGGTAGCGTTATTGAGGAACAAGCAAAATCCAAGAATTTGGATGTTGTGTCCACTTCATTCAATACGTGGCAAGAGGGATTGGCACCCGGAAATGTTGTCTTCTTCCAAACGCCTGAAGGAAAATATGGGGTATTCTTAGTCACAGCTGTTACTGCTGACTTGCAAGGGAATCCTTTTGTCAATGTTTCCGTTAAATATCAGAATTAAAAAAGCTTGAAAAAAGTATAATTATTTAGTGAATCTTAATAGGTACAATACCTATTCAAAAAATTATCAAGATGAGATTTTCAATAGTGTCAGCATTGATGTTAAGTTTTGCAGGAATGTCCATTTCTGCCGTTTATGCCCAATACCCTAAAATTCCGGAGGATGTGAAAAAGGCATCTGATGCGATGATGGAAGAGGCCAGGAAACAATCCGATATAGCTTGGAGCAAAGCTTTACCAGTTATTGAGGCCTATGGAAAGAAAGGTAAACCTTTTATTCCTTGGGCTGGAAGACCTACAGATCTTCCTCAGGCTGAAATACCAGCTTTTCCTGAAGCAGAGGGTGGCGGTAAATATACCTTCGGTGGTCGAGGAGGTAAAGTATATGTGGTGACCAGTTTGGCTGATAGCGGACCTGGAACATTAAGGGAAGCATGTGAGCAAGGTGGACCACGGATAATTGTTTTCAATGTAGCTGGTATTATTAAGTTAAAAACGCCATTGATTATCAGAG is a genomic window containing:
- a CDS encoding SusC/RagA family TonB-linked outer membrane protein, coding for MKYSTFLRRELLLGGMCILPMVSLFVPMEIQASNKFPSAYSNTYTLVNVTGKVLDENGKPIPGATVMIKGTKTGVKTDNQGEFRINVPPEQSVLVITYVGYEAQEVDVRGRQNISITMKPGAAIEEVVVSVGYGTRKSSEVVGSIASIKGEELMDIPAPNLAGAMRNRIAGVGVSQVSGRPGSGISLNIRNSATSSTASGVGVTAEPLYIVDGIIVDKEAFDNIDASMVEDISFLKDAAAAIYGASGAKGVVLVTTKRGKAGKPSITYNGYVGTSDAAQRPEMLTAYQHAVLMNETNSINNTASSSFFSPEDLALIQGLNYKSWFDEMWQASLTQRHNLSISGGSEKITFFAGGSYQNENANYAGMKFDKYSFRSGLTADFGKGLRADVNFNVDHNIRLAQHNLTENDATYFESIISIPQWVPMKIDDMYVNYNGKNPMATVESGYYNNRKSKAYRINASLTYTPEFIKGITARFQISQGSGSTNSRTYNPPYNLYNFERTGNNNELFTNVLNPETPSFGYPTVQNSRLTPGLGEDNSYQGFLTLQYANTFGKHGISALAGGEQSERNSDMLSVYWNNQLIPGGEDWWAFDSNTLTRNNINRFESAKRSFFGRFSYDFDKKYFIEGVARWDASSNFATGNRWGFSPSIGASWIASRENFFESLSSYITFLKFKVNWGITGDDRVDQRLWQERYLIDTSNGYLYGNSNGNALNPGRTPNIGITWEKKRTINFGVEMTLFNTLDINAEFFQNRGYDVFDMGGNDILPLYAGYLAPIINYQERFNWGSEFTVGYRTKFGQDVNFNASVNFGYGNSLISRALYAPGKILELNIEDNLTTAFGTDPRKYNSGNFGLISNGMFRTQEEVDAFMAQHPNYRTYNAIPQPGWLSYEDTNGDGVINDWDKTTMYENNNPFISTGINLGVGYKAFNLSTNIFAQFGGRVFYDSRARIAPSMTRNILSIWEDRWTPANTNGWLPRFDDPSLTRNSTFWAVDGTTIRVNNLTLSYRLPSSIANRVGLANARILATGNNLWTLVNPLKYKDPYTSSAYDYPILRTISVGLSLNL
- a CDS encoding RagB/SusD family nutrient uptake outer membrane protein; protein product: MKRMFSFSSIRTLVCVVAVTFASSCNQDDFFELPDRGGIDAAIWDSEGSVQLHLNRVYDVVIPQFLYQLIPDRGGVHLASDESFYPHTDQWARGALGIDYSVVLGNNDVRYVGNKYDWSAGSNRYYEISRCNAAIQNIPEGALSDQSKNHFLGQYHFLRAMVYFELAKVYGGVPLILEPIDPQNNTVSGRNSAKEVFDAVLADLDKSIAYLKDATWKDDDGRGKINQMIATSFKAKVLMYWASPQFNPVNDAKHPYDASRWQTALEANKAAYEMGLANGYKLLPNYADIFRTEGTMNTEAILVRTYTNSIERRGHDGESRSRPQSEGGSAYQGYVATTRLLDAYPMKDGNPIGKGAYTYDEVLFWKNRDPRFEATIAYNGSSWPLSGNDDRRQWTYSGAVNEGSVRGVMCKRFTMPNISSGNVRYQDNIGGNGMDWIEMRFAEVMLNYAECANETGNLALAKDLVRQIRERAGIEQGSGGNDYGLGNVAGKEGMRDLILNERMIEFAFEGKRNSDLRRTRRMHLLTGSMSTIQIALVDGNNTKAVLEATDPATGLRFRESLDINDKEVYLKYFKPWAQDYGSTNYGPYAVPAFHYFYTFHNDFVNKGANIEPTIGWSGGTFDPLDN